Proteins encoded by one window of Porphyromonas vaginalis:
- a CDS encoding FimB/Mfa2 family fimbrial subunit yields MAKKVLLLPLTVLLMTLLSSCVYEDLSRCPEPRLRFVYNADGSDNVLPNYIQDGYLYLYDQAGAICYTKQLTRRDLAEGIQLPVLTLEPYRVVVWGNVTDRSQIANTDQLAKADITAQPDDKGIYRGTDSLYRAEAMLDLCNDPQGEYTVPFSSAHIGLDVVVKGYDTFHPGAGAPQIEILSGGTHYTFVEHPAGIPLPDAHKTFVPTLGHSERDDMYRARFDLFRFTDAQAPVLRLIDSKSGKEIKRIALTDYLKSHNLTFDKLHEANLPLLITFTGTLDITINPFVWGSINIKPDKYK; encoded by the coding sequence ATGGCAAAGAAAGTACTACTATTACCCCTCACAGTGCTACTCATGACACTCCTCTCCTCATGCGTTTATGAGGATCTGAGCAGGTGTCCCGAGCCACGACTGCGCTTCGTCTACAATGCAGACGGCAGCGACAACGTCCTACCTAACTACATCCAGGATGGCTACCTCTACCTATACGATCAGGCTGGAGCGATATGCTATACCAAGCAACTCACACGTCGAGACTTAGCAGAGGGGATACAGCTACCCGTCTTGACACTCGAACCCTATCGTGTAGTTGTCTGGGGCAACGTCACAGACCGCTCACAGATAGCTAACACAGACCAGCTCGCCAAGGCTGACATCACAGCACAGCCCGACGACAAAGGCATCTACCGAGGCACCGACTCACTATACCGTGCCGAGGCAATGCTAGACCTGTGCAACGATCCGCAGGGCGAGTACACCGTACCCTTCTCATCAGCTCATATCGGGCTCGATGTCGTCGTCAAGGGTTATGACACATTCCACCCCGGTGCGGGTGCGCCACAGATAGAGATCCTATCGGGCGGTACGCACTACACCTTCGTCGAGCATCCCGCCGGCATACCATTGCCCGATGCTCACAAGACCTTCGTCCCTACCCTGGGGCACTCCGAGCGTGACGACATGTATCGCGCACGCTTCGACCTCTTCCGCTTCACCGATGCCCAGGCGCCCGTGCTGCGACTCATCGACAGCAAGTCTGGCAAGGAGATTAAGCGCATAGCGCTCACCGACTACCTCAAGAGCCACAATCTCACCTTCGACAAGCTCCACGAGGCCAACCTCCCCTTACTGATTACCTTCACAGGCACACTAGATATAACGATCAACCCCTTCGTATGGGGCAGCATCAACATCAAGCCTGACAAATATAAGTAG